A single genomic interval of Terriglobus albidus harbors:
- a CDS encoding GspE/PulE family protein, with product MAQAPIAIPIPSTNGLELNEVERAQMLARRYHSEFVDLKNFKIQHELFRTVPVELMFRYNFVPLEQKPDGRLVIAVSDPSKLMVLDEIASLLSARLVTRVATLSQITDLLKKNEQSQRVLEEASEGLTFDVVSLDENADENISIEKLTSEEDISPIIRLVDTTIFTALERRASDIHLETYDDSLLVKYRIDGVLTQAMAPIAREHHQTILSRIKVMSELDIAERRVPQDGRFRVRYKGRLIDFRVSIMPTVHGENAVLRVLDKESMSEKFTKLSLDVVGFADDDLRRFRRYIKEPYGMVLVTGPTGSGKTTTLYAALNEIKSEEDKIITIEDPVEYQIRGITQIPVNEKKGLTFARGLRSILRHDPDKILVGEIRDAETAQIAINSALTGHLVFTTVHANNVVDVLGRFLNMGVEPYNFVSALNCILAQRLVRQICDFCAHYVTYDDETLLQSGLELEDWRGFKFREGAGCMECGGTGYRGRSAIHELLELDDEIREMLLAKKPGSEIRRVAREKGMAFLRDSALQRVRAGVTTLKEINKVTFIEATR from the coding sequence ATGGCACAAGCTCCCATCGCGATCCCGATTCCCTCGACCAACGGCCTTGAGCTGAACGAGGTAGAGCGCGCGCAGATGCTGGCGCGCCGCTATCACTCTGAGTTTGTTGACCTGAAGAACTTCAAGATTCAGCATGAGCTGTTCCGGACAGTGCCGGTGGAGCTGATGTTCCGCTATAACTTCGTCCCGCTCGAACAGAAGCCCGATGGCCGCCTGGTGATTGCGGTAAGCGATCCATCGAAGCTGATGGTTCTGGATGAGATTGCTTCTTTGTTGTCGGCGCGGCTGGTGACGCGGGTGGCGACGCTATCGCAGATCACGGACCTGCTGAAGAAGAATGAACAGTCGCAGCGTGTCCTGGAAGAGGCGAGCGAAGGGCTGACCTTCGATGTGGTGTCGTTGGACGAGAATGCGGACGAGAACATCTCGATTGAGAAGCTGACCAGCGAAGAAGATATCTCGCCGATTATTCGTTTGGTCGACACGACGATCTTTACGGCGCTGGAGCGTCGGGCTTCGGATATCCACCTTGAAACCTACGACGACTCTCTACTGGTGAAGTACCGTATCGATGGTGTGCTGACGCAGGCCATGGCGCCAATTGCGCGTGAGCATCATCAGACGATCCTGTCGCGTATCAAGGTCATGAGCGAACTCGATATTGCCGAGCGGCGTGTACCGCAGGACGGACGTTTCCGCGTGCGGTACAAAGGACGTCTTATCGATTTCCGTGTCTCGATCATGCCGACCGTTCATGGTGAGAATGCTGTGCTCCGTGTGCTCGATAAGGAGTCGATGAGCGAGAAGTTCACCAAGCTCTCGCTGGACGTGGTGGGCTTTGCGGATGATGATCTGCGCAGGTTCCGGCGTTACATCAAGGAGCCATACGGCATGGTGCTGGTTACAGGACCTACGGGTTCCGGTAAGACGACCACGCTGTACGCCGCGTTGAATGAGATTAAGAGCGAAGAAGATAAGATCATCACGATCGAAGATCCGGTCGAGTACCAGATTCGCGGCATCACCCAGATTCCGGTCAATGAGAAAAAGGGCCTGACCTTTGCCCGCGGTCTGCGTTCGATTCTGCGTCACGATCCCGACAAGATTCTGGTCGGTGAGATTCGCGATGCTGAGACCGCACAGATCGCCATTAATTCGGCGCTGACGGGTCACCTTGTCTTTACGACCGTGCACGCGAATAACGTTGTCGATGTGCTTGGCCGGTTCCTGAATATGGGAGTGGAGCCGTACAATTTTGTCTCTGCCTTGAACTGTATTCTGGCGCAGCGGCTGGTACGCCAGATCTGTGATTTTTGCGCGCACTACGTTACGTACGACGATGAGACGCTGCTGCAGAGCGGTCTCGAGCTCGAGGATTGGCGAGGTTTCAAATTCCGCGAAGGCGCCGGCTGCATGGAGTGTGGCGGTACCGGATATCGCGGACGTTCGGCCATTCATGAGTTGCTGGAGCTGGATGATGAGATTCGCGAGATGCTGCTGGCCAAGAAGCCGGGCTCGGAGATTCGGCGTGTGGCGCGTGAAAAGGGAATGGCATTTCTACGCGACTCGGCGCTGCAGCGTGTGCGCGCCGGTGTGACTACCTTGAAGGAGATCAACAAGGTAACCTTTATCGAGGCGACCCGGTAA
- a CDS encoding PilN domain-containing protein — translation MRIQINLASKPFVELGQVFKRLRVAMAALGVTAAALGGLLYMESSKADVAQGQLATLRNKTSDLQRERSRNEARMHQPVNAAALERSRFLNELFLRKSFSWTAVMMDLENVLPAGVQVSSIEPQIGSDGEVHIRLRVMGDRDKAVELIRNLEHSRRFAAPRLASESLQTSGNQPAYQLAAMGNVEFDILSGYNPLAPRTEAKKEAEKEDKANSKKDAITPVKPVVRTPGKLPAKPMNAPGGPGMPIRSGPPAGPGTAMPPKAATPGINQGGVKR, via the coding sequence ATGCGTATCCAGATCAATCTCGCGTCGAAGCCTTTTGTCGAACTTGGGCAGGTCTTCAAGCGGCTGCGTGTTGCCATGGCTGCCCTGGGGGTAACGGCAGCTGCATTGGGTGGTTTGCTGTATATGGAGTCGTCCAAGGCCGATGTCGCACAGGGACAATTAGCAACGTTGCGGAACAAGACTTCAGATCTGCAGCGAGAGCGCTCCCGGAATGAGGCACGTATGCATCAGCCGGTGAATGCGGCGGCGCTGGAGCGCTCCCGGTTTTTGAACGAGCTGTTCCTGCGCAAGAGCTTCAGTTGGACCGCTGTGATGATGGACCTGGAAAATGTGCTTCCGGCAGGAGTACAGGTGTCATCGATCGAACCTCAAATCGGAAGCGACGGCGAGGTGCATATTCGCCTGCGCGTGATGGGAGACCGCGACAAAGCGGTAGAACTGATCCGTAACCTGGAGCATTCGCGGAGGTTTGCCGCGCCACGTCTGGCCAGTGAATCGTTGCAGACGTCAGGCAATCAGCCTGCCTATCAGCTGGCAGCGATGGGCAATGTAGAGTTCGATATCCTCTCCGGCTATAACCCGCTGGCTCCGCGTACCGAAGCGAAGAAGGAAGCAGAGAAGGAAGATAAGGCGAATTCGAAGAAGGACGCTATCACTCCGGTGAAGCCGGTAGTTCGCACTCCTGGAAAACTTCCCGCAAAGCCTATGAATGCGCCGGGCGGGCCGGGGATGCCGATCAGGTCAGGTCCACCTGCTGGGCCGGGTACAGCGATGCCGCCGAAAGCAGCTACGCCGGGAATCAACCAGGGAGGGGTGAAGCGATGA
- a CDS encoding GspMb/PilO family protein, whose amino-acid sequence MSTSTVTPSMNSRRVAAALSPVNLHIAGVMVLLALNIYLAVHLFLAWNKLRQSGSEAVSQQQVALKTADIAAQPLRGLDDKLSTARADADKFTEQRLSYAWSQVLAELGALAKKQNVRLTRVQYTETAAEDSPDPDLVEIRMDMTLSGDYRPLMQFLNSVERDKTFFVIGAVTFTGQAGGGNNNNALATSVVNLRLRLTTYLRKPLPSDSKQETSTKEVSTRQEAGHEVRR is encoded by the coding sequence ATGAGTACCTCCACCGTGACTCCCAGCATGAATTCGCGCCGCGTTGCGGCGGCCCTGTCTCCTGTGAATCTCCATATTGCAGGTGTGATGGTGCTGCTGGCTCTGAATATCTATCTTGCTGTGCATCTCTTCCTGGCATGGAACAAGCTGCGTCAGAGCGGCAGCGAGGCAGTGAGTCAGCAACAGGTGGCGTTGAAGACTGCCGATATTGCGGCGCAACCGCTACGCGGGCTGGATGACAAACTGAGCACTGCGCGTGCCGATGCTGACAAGTTTACGGAGCAGCGCTTGTCCTATGCGTGGTCTCAGGTATTGGCGGAGCTGGGGGCACTCGCGAAGAAGCAGAATGTCCGTCTGACGCGGGTACAGTACACCGAGACTGCTGCGGAAGATTCGCCTGATCCTGATCTGGTCGAGATCAGGATGGATATGACGCTCTCAGGAGACTATCGTCCTCTGATGCAGTTCCTGAATTCAGTGGAGCGCGACAAGACTTTCTTCGTGATCGGTGCAGTGACGTTTACAGGACAGGCGGGCGGAGGGAATAACAACAATGCGCTGGCAACCTCTGTGGTTAACCTGCGCCTGCGCTTGACGACGTATCTACGCAAGCCACTGCCGTCCGATTCCAAACAGGAGACAAGTACGAAAGAGGTTAGCACCAGGCAGGAGGCAGGCCATGAAGTCCGGCGCTGA
- a CDS encoding type II secretion system protein produces MTKRRTNEDGYLLVGLLVIIFIVLLTLGVAAPTMLKSLRRDQELESMHRAQQYQRAIRLYYLKLGHYPASIDQLENTNNQRFLRRRYVDPLTGKDDWRLIHFGQAKAQIKGFFGKPLAPTGGGLGAASGMGSNIGGINTTANPGIGGSPGLGATGSSGATGSTGSTSPFGGIGSQSASSLQGTGGVIVGVGTSKTGPSLLAINGDEVKYEDWEFTYDPRLEQLRAQASLLGGAPSSGSLGSLGSSGATGSTGSSGSSGSSGATGTSTTPQP; encoded by the coding sequence ATGACGAAGCGGCGGACCAATGAAGACGGTTATCTTCTGGTTGGTCTGCTGGTGATCATCTTTATTGTGCTGCTGACGCTCGGGGTGGCCGCGCCCACGATGCTGAAATCATTGCGGCGCGATCAAGAGCTTGAGTCCATGCATCGCGCGCAGCAATACCAGCGTGCGATTCGGCTGTACTACCTTAAGCTCGGACATTATCCGGCCTCGATCGATCAGCTTGAGAATACAAATAATCAGCGCTTTCTGCGGCGGCGTTATGTCGATCCGCTGACAGGTAAGGATGATTGGCGTCTGATCCACTTCGGTCAGGCGAAGGCGCAGATCAAGGGCTTCTTCGGCAAGCCGCTTGCGCCTACAGGTGGTGGTCTGGGGGCAGCCTCAGGAATGGGCTCGAATATCGGGGGCATCAACACCACTGCCAATCCAGGAATTGGTGGAAGTCCAGGACTTGGCGCGACGGGATCGAGTGGAGCCACTGGGAGTACGGGAAGCACAAGCCCGTTCGGTGGTATCGGCAGCCAGAGCGCATCTAGCCTGCAGGGAACCGGCGGTGTGATCGTCGGTGTAGGGACCTCAAAGACCGGACCGTCGCTACTGGCGATCAACGGGGATGAGGTGAAATACGAGGACTGGGAGTTTACCTACGATCCCAGGCTGGAACAGCTGCGGGCGCAGGCAAGCCTTCTGGGAGGCGCGCCGAGTAGCGGCTCCTTGGGAAGCCTGGGTTCTTCCGGGGCCACCGGTAGTACGGGAAGCAGTGGGTCTAGTGGAAGCAGCGGCGCGACCGGAACCTCAACGACGCCGCAACCGTAA
- a CDS encoding pyrrolo-quinoline quinone — MAKRRFILSLLMLVGLQSANHAQVLTAQYDNFRTSADLHETILKPSNVNSREFGKLFSRTVDGDVFAQPLYMPSLAIPGKGKRDVVFAATAHDSVYAFDVNGKNDAPLWKTTFINPQRDITALSEGDASCPFITPEVGITPTPVIDAGSKTMYVLARTKEHGAFVQKLHALDITNGKERAGSPVVISATVQGSGDGAVNGRVSFDPLKENPRAALLLVGGEVYVTWASSCDVGPYHGWIMAYDGHTLRQRAVLNTSPDGAKAGIWQSDAGPAADEEGNIYVATGNGDFNAANANGRNFGDSLLKLRLEGPNFVVRDFFTPFNQKILDSKDQDLGSQGPVLLPAQTGAHPHLLVIAGKEGKLYMLNRDKLGKFHEGSDTDVVQAIINEKGAYGAAAYWNGHIFLTDRSYITRDFALQAGQLVLKGATTKMPSPAATPIISADGTKNAILWVVSTKEWNEAHTDRAAVLHAYDANDISHELYNSEQNSNRDRADMTVRFCIPTVADGHIFIGARGRLDVYGLLNTTTSRR; from the coding sequence ATGGCGAAGCGTCGTTTCATCCTTTCCTTGCTCATGCTGGTTGGTTTGCAATCGGCAAATCATGCGCAGGTTCTGACTGCGCAGTACGACAATTTCCGAACCAGCGCAGACCTCCACGAGACAATTCTGAAACCATCGAATGTGAACTCTCGCGAGTTCGGGAAACTATTTTCCAGGACCGTGGATGGGGATGTTTTTGCCCAGCCTCTGTACATGCCCTCGCTTGCGATTCCTGGAAAGGGAAAGCGCGATGTGGTCTTTGCCGCGACGGCGCACGATAGCGTCTATGCGTTTGACGTTAACGGTAAGAACGATGCTCCTTTGTGGAAGACCACGTTTATCAACCCACAGCGTGACATTACCGCACTGAGCGAAGGAGATGCGTCCTGCCCGTTCATTACCCCGGAGGTGGGAATCACTCCAACTCCTGTCATCGATGCAGGAAGCAAGACAATGTATGTACTCGCGCGGACGAAGGAGCATGGCGCGTTCGTACAAAAGCTGCATGCGCTGGACATCACCAACGGAAAGGAAAGAGCGGGCAGCCCGGTAGTGATCTCGGCAACAGTGCAGGGCTCGGGCGATGGCGCCGTGAATGGGAGGGTTAGCTTCGATCCGCTCAAAGAGAATCCCCGCGCCGCGCTGCTGCTTGTCGGTGGCGAGGTGTATGTGACCTGGGCTTCATCCTGCGACGTCGGCCCCTATCACGGCTGGATTATGGCGTACGACGGCCACACCCTAAGACAGCGCGCCGTGCTGAATACCTCTCCGGACGGCGCGAAGGCTGGAATCTGGCAGTCCGATGCAGGACCTGCGGCTGATGAGGAAGGCAATATCTATGTTGCTACCGGCAACGGTGACTTCAACGCGGCGAACGCGAATGGCAGAAACTTCGGCGATAGCCTCTTGAAGCTGCGCCTGGAAGGTCCGAACTTTGTGGTGCGTGATTTCTTCACACCCTTCAATCAGAAGATTCTGGATTCTAAGGATCAGGATCTCGGAAGTCAGGGACCTGTCCTGCTTCCGGCGCAAACTGGAGCTCATCCGCATCTGCTCGTAATCGCCGGAAAGGAGGGCAAACTCTACATGCTCAATCGTGACAAACTTGGAAAGTTTCACGAAGGTTCCGACACCGACGTTGTGCAAGCCATCATCAATGAGAAGGGCGCGTATGGAGCCGCGGCATACTGGAACGGCCACATCTTTTTGACAGATCGAAGCTACATAACCCGCGACTTTGCGCTCCAAGCGGGCCAACTCGTTCTGAAGGGAGCGACGACCAAAATGCCCTCACCGGCGGCGACACCAATCATCTCGGCCGATGGAACGAAGAATGCAATTTTATGGGTCGTCTCCACAAAGGAGTGGAACGAGGCACACACGGACAGGGCCGCGGTTCTGCATGCATACGATGCGAATGATATTTCGCATGAGCTCTACAATAGCGAACAAAACAGCAACCGCGACCGTGCCGATATGACCGTTCGTTTCTGCATACCTACGGTTGCGGATGGCCACATATTTATCGGAGCTCGCGGCCGATTAGATGTTTATGGGTTGCTCAACACAACTACTTCTCGGAGGTAA
- a CDS encoding carboxypeptidase-like regulatory domain-containing protein, with protein sequence MFAQTSTANVTGTVVDVTTARIPDANVKLLNILTGAESNSRTNHFGMFFLPGVIPGDYTLEIDRSGFAAIQITGLTLHVGDTKNFLIRMPVGPVAQTVDVNQSEASFDTGNISVGTVVDRGFVANMPLNGRSFQDLIAMTPGVTTQSPQTTGESFGARGSFSVNGQRIDGNGYFVDGVSANVGAGLLTGHQKIPSDGSLAALTALGTTQSLVAVDALQEFRVMTSTYPPEYGRLPGGQFTFLTHSGTNTAHGSLFNYVRTDAADATDWYTSFNKADRRTAYHQDDFGGTLGVPIILPGIYRGIDKTFIFLSYEGLNVRQPSAPQVQFVPDVTLHGDALPLQAVLNLFPQVNHAFSLPSAISTGLAPYPGGATSYPGIVNATSVRLDHTLSSKLSGFLRYGETPSRSEAGNLSSLTQVHADTRTFTLGATAQLASRINNELRIGYAASHSSLTTTLDNYYYSLDLNFGTRLNPLIGIPPSSESASAAVFIQIPGAGPSEIKTDRASSALRQWNIRDTFNAQAGRRLLRFGIDQRQIVSTIKPPALSIEADFFSTDSLLQNRASAISITRSVPATPIFQQFAAFLQDQWRVSQSFTITSGLRWEASPPPHGKNGLDAYTLLGDIADPSRLTLAPRGTPLWHTAKFNIAPSVGGVWALKSTPGGELLIRAGAGIFFATANRPAAEAFSALGFSATNHPINVPVPVTPAQLDFSATPPGPYINTAAFAFPPHLQLPYALQWNIGIEKSLGKRQTLNISWVGTNGRRLLQKQRTNISSENPMFGEVYFFPGHLTSSYQALQIKFQRAISHGLQVLGNYGWSHTLDYGSTDPAFPLTRGNSDLDVRQNFQTALSWDENLRPGGKMSQALIGGWGVDARLAIRTAFPIQPLGNIFSDPASGNRYYSGVDLIPGRQLYLYGTQYPGGRMINGGPNVAAPAFALPDGARGGTAPRNLLRGFGAYQTNLALRREFALRTKAKLQVRLDAFNIFNHPEFGYIDPTLTDTLFGQATLMLNQSFGSTGSLYEPGGPRSLQISLRLHF encoded by the coding sequence ATGTTTGCTCAAACCAGCACGGCGAACGTGACCGGAACGGTGGTCGATGTGACCACTGCACGAATTCCGGATGCGAACGTCAAGCTTCTGAACATCTTGACCGGTGCAGAAAGCAACTCCAGAACCAACCACTTCGGCATGTTCTTCTTGCCTGGTGTGATCCCAGGAGACTACACGCTTGAGATCGACCGGAGTGGTTTCGCCGCCATACAGATCACAGGGCTTACTCTTCACGTCGGCGATACTAAGAACTTCCTCATCCGGATGCCGGTGGGGCCTGTAGCCCAGACAGTGGATGTAAATCAGAGCGAAGCCTCCTTCGATACCGGAAACATATCGGTCGGTACCGTAGTCGACAGAGGTTTCGTAGCAAACATGCCATTGAATGGGAGAAGCTTTCAGGATCTCATCGCGATGACTCCAGGCGTCACTACACAGAGTCCACAAACCACAGGTGAGTCCTTTGGAGCTCGTGGATCATTCAGCGTGAATGGCCAGCGAATCGACGGGAATGGATACTTCGTAGACGGCGTCTCCGCGAATGTCGGCGCAGGTCTACTCACAGGACACCAGAAAATTCCGAGTGATGGGAGTCTTGCAGCGCTTACAGCACTCGGCACCACGCAGAGCCTTGTGGCGGTCGATGCGCTCCAGGAGTTCCGGGTGATGACTTCAACCTATCCGCCGGAATACGGTCGTCTGCCCGGCGGACAATTCACGTTCCTCACACACTCTGGAACTAACACGGCGCATGGCAGCCTATTTAACTATGTCCGGACGGACGCGGCTGACGCGACCGACTGGTACACCAGCTTCAACAAGGCGGATAGACGGACCGCTTATCATCAGGATGATTTCGGAGGCACACTCGGTGTACCGATAATCCTTCCAGGCATCTATCGCGGAATAGATAAGACGTTCATCTTCCTCTCGTATGAGGGCCTCAATGTTCGGCAACCATCCGCTCCACAAGTACAATTCGTCCCAGACGTAACACTGCACGGAGACGCGTTGCCACTGCAGGCAGTACTCAATCTATTTCCGCAGGTCAATCACGCCTTTAGTCTTCCTTCGGCAATCTCCACGGGGCTGGCTCCCTACCCGGGTGGCGCAACTTCTTACCCAGGGATTGTCAACGCGACGAGTGTCCGTCTCGACCACACTCTTTCGTCGAAGCTCTCCGGATTTCTGCGGTATGGTGAAACCCCGAGCCGAAGTGAAGCCGGCAATCTCTCATCGCTCACTCAAGTCCATGCTGATACACGCACCTTCACTCTCGGTGCTACCGCACAGCTCGCTTCCCGTATCAACAATGAGCTTCGAATTGGGTATGCAGCAAGCCACTCGTCGTTAACCACCACGCTGGACAATTATTACTATTCTTTGGATCTGAATTTTGGAACTCGTTTAAACCCTTTGATCGGAATTCCTCCCTCTTCGGAATCGGCTAGCGCAGCTGTCTTCATTCAGATTCCAGGTGCCGGTCCATCCGAAATTAAAACGGATCGGGCTTCGAGCGCTCTTCGGCAATGGAATATCCGCGATACCTTCAACGCGCAGGCAGGCCGGCGCCTATTGCGATTTGGGATTGATCAAAGACAGATCGTCTCCACGATCAAGCCACCGGCGCTGAGTATCGAAGCAGATTTCTTCTCGACGGACTCGTTGTTGCAGAACCGAGCCTCAGCCATCTCAATTACCCGAAGCGTCCCTGCGACACCCATATTCCAGCAATTCGCCGCCTTTCTTCAGGACCAATGGCGAGTATCCCAGTCATTCACAATCACCTCTGGTCTACGGTGGGAGGCCTCCCCTCCACCGCACGGCAAAAATGGCTTGGATGCCTACACCCTATTAGGAGATATAGCGGATCCATCGAGGCTAACGTTGGCGCCTCGCGGCACTCCCCTCTGGCATACGGCGAAGTTTAATATCGCACCCAGTGTTGGCGGTGTGTGGGCTTTGAAAAGCACACCGGGCGGTGAACTATTGATACGTGCAGGAGCCGGTATCTTTTTCGCTACCGCTAATCGGCCGGCCGCGGAAGCTTTCTCCGCATTGGGTTTTTCAGCAACAAACCATCCAATAAACGTTCCAGTCCCCGTCACGCCCGCGCAACTTGATTTCTCCGCCACGCCCCCCGGGCCCTATATAAATACGGCTGCCTTCGCATTTCCTCCGCACCTGCAGTTGCCCTATGCACTTCAATGGAATATTGGGATAGAGAAGTCCTTGGGAAAGCGCCAGACACTCAATATCTCCTGGGTCGGCACCAACGGTCGCAGATTGCTTCAAAAGCAGCGCACAAACATCAGCAGCGAGAATCCTATGTTCGGGGAGGTTTATTTCTTCCCGGGGCATCTCACCTCCAGCTACCAGGCATTACAGATAAAGTTTCAACGCGCTATTTCCCACGGACTGCAGGTACTTGGAAATTACGGATGGTCACATACACTCGATTACGGCTCAACAGATCCGGCTTTTCCGCTCACGCGCGGAAACTCTGATCTTGATGTTCGTCAAAACTTTCAAACAGCTCTCTCGTGGGACGAAAATCTTCGCCCAGGTGGAAAGATGTCTCAGGCTTTGATCGGCGGGTGGGGTGTAGACGCGCGGCTGGCTATTCGAACCGCCTTTCCAATCCAACCGCTCGGAAATATCTTTTCCGATCCGGCATCCGGAAATCGCTACTACAGTGGAGTAGACCTCATCCCCGGCCGTCAGCTTTATCTATATGGAACGCAGTATCCCGGAGGGCGCATGATCAATGGTGGTCCCAACGTCGCGGCGCCGGCGTTTGCACTTCCCGACGGTGCTCGTGGCGGAACTGCTCCGCGCAATCTCTTACGAGGCTTCGGAGCCTATCAAACCAATCTCGCTCTTCGAAGAGAATTCGCTCTCCGAACGAAGGCAAAGCTGCAGGTACGGCTCGACGCTTTCAACATCTTCAATCATCCCGAATTCGGGTATATCGATCCGACGCTGACGGACACCCTATTCGGACAGGCGACGCTGATGCTGAATCAGAGCTTCGGCTCCACAGGTTCTCTCTATGAACCGGGCGGACCACGGTCCCTTCAGATATCACTCCGGCTTCACTTTTAA